From bacterium, the proteins below share one genomic window:
- a CDS encoding fibronectin type III-like domain-contianing protein, with product MNRGQTKTVKFPLTDEDFAYCSEEEEDWHIKESAFEI from the coding sequence ATGAATAGAGGACAGACAAAAACGGTCAAATTTCCACTTACCGATGAAGATTTTGCTTACTGTAGTGAAGAAGAGGAAGATTGGCATATTAAAGAGAGTGCGTTTGAGATATAG
- a CDS encoding aryl-sulfate sulfotransferase, producing MKAIIRIILIHLFVFLLPVLSFEQENEKRFSEGIQTGISIYKPDQCWNGYTLVPYEDGMILIIDMNGKVVHKWNFGTERATLLPNGNILIIGDPVTGELYKTTEYDWDGKRVWECEVPGGPYFGDTYPTIGMIHHDLQRLENGNTIFLYHDEVPMEYKKLLKDPHKITRKIIGDCVLEVNKEGEAVWEWHLHKHLDLNVSPIIREEKGKVLDWTHTNTVRVLPQNHWYDSGHAEFKPGNVIICPRHLDVIYIIDRETKEIVWSYEGEYMGGLAHPHEPYMIKKGLPGAGNILIFDNGTGPKTRECNGTALRDEMTIILEINPVTKSPVWLYQNTKEFFSKIQGTQQRLANGNTFICESTKGRIFEVKRDGEIVWEYVMPPFPGSDAEHGFGTRPHRYSYDYCPQLKALYNEK from the coding sequence ATGAAAGCAATTATCCGAATTATTCTAATCCACTTATTTGTTTTTCTGCTGCCGGTATTATCCTTCGAACAGGAAAATGAAAAACGGTTTTCTGAGGGAATTCAGACGGGTATCAGTATTTACAAACCTGATCAGTGCTGGAATGGCTACACACTTGTACCGTATGAAGATGGCATGATCCTGATTATCGACATGAACGGCAAGGTGGTACACAAGTGGAACTTCGGTACGGAGCGGGCCACACTGTTGCCAAACGGGAACATACTGATCATTGGTGACCCTGTCACAGGAGAGTTATACAAGACCACTGAATATGACTGGGATGGAAAACGTGTATGGGAATGTGAAGTTCCCGGCGGACCGTATTTCGGTGATACATATCCCACGATCGGCATGATACATCATGACCTGCAAAGGCTGGAAAACGGCAATACAATTTTTCTATATCATGATGAAGTACCGATGGAATATAAGAAACTCTTAAAAGATCCTCATAAAATAACCCGGAAAATTATAGGGGATTGTGTTTTAGAAGTCAATAAAGAGGGGGAGGCAGTTTGGGAATGGCACCTGCATAAACATTTGGATCTAAATGTTTCTCCTATAATCCGGGAAGAAAAAGGAAAAGTGCTGGATTGGACACATACTAATACTGTCCGAGTGCTTCCGCAGAACCACTGGTATGATTCAGGACATGCCGAATTCAAACCAGGGAATGTCATTATTTGTCCAAGACATCTCGATGTAATTTACATCATCGACAGGGAGACTAAAGAAATTGTATGGTCTTATGAAGGAGAATACATGGGGGGACTTGCACACCCTCATGAGCCCTATATGATTAAAAAAGGTTTGCCGGGGGCGGGGAATATTCTGATTTTTGATAATGGGACCGGTCCCAAAACTCGCGAGTGTAACGGAACTGCCCTTCGTGATGAAATGACCATCATTCTTGAGATAAATCCTGTAACGAAGAGCCCAGTCTGGCTTTATCAGAATACTAAAGAATTCTTTAGTAAGATACAGGGTACGCAACAAAGATTGGCTAATGGCAATACTTTTATCTGCGAATCTACAAAGGGGAGAATTTTTGAGGTGAAGCGTGATGGGGAGATCGTTTGGGAATATGTCATGCCTCCATTTCCAGGATCTGATGCGGAGCATGGTTTTGGTACTCGGCCTCACAGGTATTCTTATGATTATTGTCCACAACTGAAAGCTCTCTACAATGAAAAGTAG